Proteins encoded within one genomic window of Humulus lupulus chromosome 1, drHumLupu1.1, whole genome shotgun sequence:
- the LOC133824948 gene encoding uncharacterized protein LOC133824948, whose protein sequence is MKKLKIWPRKKRKRKAHHPLPYYLPPPPSRPPPPPPPLQAPILHWCCSCSKAEPSAPPLPSSWYCDSPGEAHESVLAAGVVEYPSSAADAGDDDGEDLESSSSSYQQYMVPSPVYGIPVPVLVSQRERSGGVFSCVINFGRHLFGCFFPCYRI, encoded by the coding sequence ATGAAGAAGCTCAAGATCTGGCCcagaaagaagagaaagagaaaggcaCACCACCCTCTTCCTTACTATCTTCCCCCTCCTCCTTCGAGACCACCGCCGCCACCACCTCCGCTGCAAGCACCAATTCTACATTGGTGCTGCTCTTGCTCGAAAGCCGAGCCCTCTGCTCCGCCATTGCCGTCCTCGTGGTACTGCGACTCCCCCGGTGAGGCCCATGAGAGTGTTTTGGCAGCAGGGGTCGTCGAATATCCATCATCGGCTGCCGATGCCGGTGATGATGATGGTGAAGATTTGGAGAGCAGTAGTTCATCGTACCAGCAATACATGGTGCCGAGTCCAGTGTATGGGATTCCAGTTCCAGTGCTAGTTTCCCAAAGAGAGAGATCTGGTGGAGTCTTCAGTTGTGTCATCAACTTTGGTAGGCACCTTTTTGGTTGTTTCTTTCCATGTTATCGCATTTAG
- the LOC133823033 gene encoding conserved oligomeric Golgi complex subunit 7-like yields MDTLKAVYSPFESFKQRYGQMERAILSSEIAGVDLRGAITRGVGAQGIELSETVRRMEESIPHIIVLLEAAVERCINFTGGSEADELILALDNIMLQYIFALQETLRSLRVVCGVDHDGVGSKKEMGSDKRDGNTARKVELISNEEEWSIVQGALQILTVSD; encoded by the exons ATGGATACACTGAAGGCAGTGTACTCTCCCTTTGAATCATTTAAACAAAG GTATGGACAGATGGAGCGGGCCATCCTTTCTTCTGAAATTGCTGGGGTGGATCTCAGGGGAGCTATTACTCGTGGTGTGGGTGCCCAGGGGATTGAACTCAGTGAAACAGTTCGCAGAATGGAGGAATCTATTCCCCATATCATTGTACTTCTTGAGGCAGCTGTAGAAAGGTGTATCAACTTTACTGGTGGTTCTGAGGCAGATGAACTAATTCTTGCTCTTGATAACATAATGTTACAATATATCTTTGCTTTACAAGAGACACTAAGATCATTAAGAGTGGTCTGTGGAGTAGACCATGATGGTGTTGGTTCAAAGAAAGAGATGGGATCAGACAAGAGAGATGGCAACACTGCACGAAAAGTTGAATTGATTTCAAATGAGGAGGAATGGTCCATTGTTCAAGGGGCTTTGCAGATCCTCACAGTTTCAGACTGA